From the genome of Labrus bergylta chromosome 12, fLabBer1.1, whole genome shotgun sequence, one region includes:
- the zgc:174906 gene encoding uncharacterized protein zgc:174906, giving the protein MADNPAAEIQLLRSQKAKLIDILSGDADFVLQHADSRCLLSPNGYQQVKACRVPCEKVTELLDHIIQRGPEAVRALLELLNEPALQETFPMLSFTKDLHVDMLSSGIQETSRKRKSAPDLEDSVPSKQISNNGSSLVKEKQLLIVARTIGRSWKVIGGLALDIPNVKLEQIEEDHSLHVDRVFAMLRHWRNSQRGKATASHLHSLLSQGDFDLPLENIDFLLEND; this is encoded by the exons ATGGCTGACAATCCAGCAGCAGAAATCCAGCTACTTAGAAGCCAGAAGGCTAAGCTAATAGATATTCTAAGTGGGGATGCAGACTTTGTCCTGCAGCATGCAGACTCCCGTTGTCTGCTGTCTCCTAACGGCTACCAGCAGGTGAAAGCCTGCCGTGTTCCTTGTGAGAAGGTGACAGAGCTGCTGGATCATATTATCCAAAGAGGACCTGAAGCTGTACGGGCTCTGCTGGAACTACTGAATGAGCCGGCACTACAGGAAACCTTTCCAATGCTAAGCTTTACTAAAGATCTGCATGTCGACATGCTGTCTTCTG GAATTCAAGAAAcatcaagaaaaagaaaatcagctcCTGATTTAGAAGACTCTGTTCCATCCAAACAGATCAGCAACAACG GCTCCAGCTTAGTGAAGGAGAAGCAGCTGCTGATCGTGGCACGCACCATTGGCAGATCTTGGAAGGTGATTGGCGGATTGGCGCTGGACATCCCCAATGTGAAGCTGGAACAGATTGAAGAGGACCACTCGCTGCATGTAGACAGAGTGTTCGCCATGCTGCGTCACTGGAGAAACAGTCAGAGGGGCAAAGCCACAGCTTCTCACCTGCACTCGCTGCTCAGTCAGGGAGACTTTGATCTGCCCCTTGAGAACATTGACTTCCTGTTGGAGAATGACTGA